The genomic stretch CCTAGGAGGAGATCCGAATGATACATGCAAGCGAGTGCATACTAAATACCGGGGGGAGCTTTATTGTACGGGTCCGAAGAGGGCCATGCTAAAGCATTGACCGTGTCTCAATACTGTATATCTATTCCCTcgtttccctcttttccctcttttctcgcgttttctttttttttttttctccacAAGTCATTTTCAAAATCGAAGTCAAACATGCGTGTGGGACATACATCCCTGGCGCTTCTCTGCGTCGTAGCAGAGAAGTTTGTCCAAGTATCGTTGGCTGCACATGTCATCCATGAGCGGGCTCTGCCAACAAATGACTGGGTCAAACTGGGCAACATCAATCCTGACGGTCTGCTGCCTGTTAGAATTGGTTTGACTCAGCAAAATCTTGTCCAAGGACATGATTTGCTCATGGAAAGGTATGGGAGATTGAATGATGGTTGTTCTTCATATCACTGACCCTATTCAAGATCTACCCCTGGCCACCCCAAGTATGGCCAACATATGACACAAGATGAAGTTTTTAAACTATTCGCACCACATGACGACAGTGTGAATGCAGTGCAGAACTGGCTGGAATCCGAGGGAATCAAGCCGGATCGTGTGACTAGATCCGGCAATTTTCAATGGATACAGTTTCATGCTACTGTAACGGAGCTTGAGAAACTCACCAACTCGACTTACGACATCTATGAGCACCAAAAGACTGGCGTTCGCCATGTTGGTACCGATGAATATTCGATTCCGGCCGAGCTTAAAGTCCACATCGACATGATTTCACCTGCCATTAAACGACTGCAGATTGCCGGACCCGTCAAAGATCAACAGATTCCGATACCTCAAAACACCGAAGCCCAAAATATTCGCCGACAGTCACACCATAATGTAATTCCTGCAGCCCCATTGACTGGCTCAGATGTCACAAACGATTGCAACACTTTCCTCACCCCCCGCTGCATTAGCAATATGTATCGCATGCCTCTTAACAGCGGGAACTCGAGCATCCACGGCAATGAACTGGGTATTTATCAGCTACAACCGTACAATCAAAGTGATTTGACCTGGTTTTACAAGAAATTTGCGCCGTAAGCCATTTCGGAGTTTTCAACCACGACCAAAGCCACTAACATCCGCTGCAGGCACATGGACCACAACGTCAGCCCTTTATTCGACTCAATTAACGGCGCCCCCAGGTTCAGCGATGATCAAACGGCTAACACGACGGGAGATGGCCAAGCTATGCTGGACATACAGGTCGCTTCTCCAATCGTTTACCCTCAGCATGTCCGCGTCcttggcgttgaagatgtcTACTATCAAGAGAGAGCATCGAGGGGATTGTTCAACAACTTTCTCGACGCTATTGACGGTAGCTATTGCAACCTCACTGCATTCAACATCACAGGAGATAGCCCCAAATACGATCCGAGTTACCCAGATGGCCACGGCTACGTAGAGGACAGGATGTGCGGCGTCTTCACGCCGACTAATgtcatttccatctcttatAGCCCGGAAGAAGCGCAGCAAAGTGCAAACTACGATCGGCGCCAGTGCAATGAGTGGATGAAGCTCGGCCTGATGGGCATCACGGTAGTCGGCTCAACGGGAGTTTACGGTGTTGCTGGAAACGAAAACGAATGTTTACAAACTTATGACGCAAGAAACGTCTTCAATCCGCTGTCTCTGACTAATTGCCCATATGTTCTCGCCGTGGGCTCGACACAATTGGCACCAGGTGTTCATGATGGCAGCCAGGGTTATGAGGTTGGCCTTCAAACCGTCCCTTACGCCTCgggcggcggcttctcaAATATCTACGAAGCTCCTGCGTACCAAAAGAGCGCTTTAGATTGCTATTGGGAGAACAATTACCCGCTATACTTGTACTATAACGTCACAAACAACCAAACTATCGGCCAATGGGGCGGCCTCTTTAACATTGCTGGTCGCGGATTTCCAGATATATCGGCAATTGGAGCCAACATTGTCACTGTTGACCAAGGTGACGTTCATACCACCAGCGCCAAATCAGGGGCTGCTCCGCTTATTGGTGCCATTATCACTCGCATCAACGAAGAACGCTTGAAAGCGAATATGTCGACGGTGGCGTTTATAAACCCAGCGTTATATGCTAATACTAGCATTTTCAATGATGTTACAGTAGGCAACGCAACTGGCTGTGGTGGGTTTGGCTTTCAAGCCGTCAAAGGCTGGGATCCGGTAACGGGCTTGGGAACTCCAGACTATCCCAGCATGTTAGAATACTTCTTGTCCATTGGTAAACCGTTCAACGAGGAGTTGAAGTGAGATGAGGAGGCAGCTCGGTTAAGATAGATTGGAAGCCTCTAGAAAGGGTTTTAGAGCTATTAGTCTCCTCTTGTTTATAGTTTGTCAGATTTACAAATATTTACTAAGCTATGAACGGTGATATGTTGATGTGACTTTGTAGTCACGGATATTCTCTGTTCCTAGATACGTTGAAGCTCCTACCTTGATACACATAGGCCACGCGGCATTTTCCTTGATGAATTGCGACCTCGAATAAACATCATCTGAATTGGTTTATTTTCCAGCTTGATCCTTGCGTTTTCTTTATTCGTTCTTCATTCAACCGAAAAGACATTTGTAAAAATATTGATTGAATCCCTTCACTCTGCAGGTAATGGGAGCCTCTGAAAAAAGAACGGAAGAACTTGAATATCATTCATTTTTCCACTCAGAAAGCGATTTATAAACTTGAGTCTCCAGTTCAACCCACAGGCTGATGACTCGGCTATCTGCGAATGGAAGTATCTGAGTGCAGACCATCCCGGCAACTCCATTTTCTCGATCGCACCACCACCATAAATTTGGCAGGCCAGCCCAATGAGCCGCATCGGTAGACCTGCCGGTGCTGCTTCCATTGGTCTTCATAAATGTAAGTCCCCAGCCCTGGGGTGGATTCTCAGGGACCGGATACAGCTCGCTGAGGGCGTTGGTCAAATCTGGCTTCGACGCAGGAATTCCTTGGCGGCTATAATTTGGGAACTGTGGAATCTGGTTTCGGAACATTTCATCCACTGTTTCTTTACGCAGCAGTTGAACACCCGTCCGCGGGCAGGTGCCGTCGTTCAACAACACTGCCAGTACCTCTAATTACCCTGATTAGATGCCGAAATATGCCTTGACCGTGAGTTGTTAAGGTGGGAATATGGCTTACTGCAGTATTCTTGGGGCCTTGCAAATAGGCCGGCGCCCCCACTGTTAAACACGCGGCGTGTCTCAGCCACGTTATTTGGATCGATAACCAATGGAAGTTGAAGAAGGTGGTCCCGTGGTCTTATGATGCCAGCAGGGGCTCTATCGTGCATATATGCAAGTCTATCTTTCATATCCTTGCTAGGAAACATGGTCATGTCTTTGATGCCTAGAGGCTCAAACATGTGCTTTTGGAAATATGCATTGAGAGCGAATCCGCTTATCCGTTCAACAGCGATTCCAGCCCAATCTATGCCCGTCTAATGAACACTCATGTTAGCAACACTGGATAACGGAATGTAGATATTTATAGAACTTTCAAGATAAAAAGGCAGAATTGAACACTCACTCCGTATTCCCATCCCTCGCCAGGTTGAAATACCAAAGGCTGTGAAATGATATGCTCAATTCTTCCGGAAAATTCATTTACTCCGGCGGGAAAGGACCAATCCCTTAGCCGCTCGTTCATAAAGCTGTAACCGAACCCAGAAGTATGGGTCAATAACATCCGAAGAGTaattttcttgttttttgtcTCACAGGTTCCATCTTCCCGCAGCACCTGTACTTCCTTGAGTTCGGGGACAATATTTTCAAGGGAGTCTCCGTCATCCAGCTGCAAGGCACCTTTTTCAACGAGCTGCATGCAAGCAAAGGCGGTAAGCATCTTGGTGCACGATGCAATCCAGAAAACGGTGTCAAGAGTCATTGGGTCTTTCGATACCAAGCCGCGCTTGCCAGCCGAATGTGCGAAGAGTTCCTTTCCATCTTTGCTAATAACCACAACCGTAGCCCCTGGAATATCTTTTTGGGGGTCAAGACAAGCTCTGTCAATCGTGTCTCGGAGACTCGAGAGAATTTCAGCGCTGAGAGACATGTTTAGCAATTGGAGAAAAGCAAGGGAGTGCGATATTAGGAAATTAATGTGCGAGTTTTTCAGTGTCATATATTCGCCTCTTATCTTTCTGTCACACATCCAGTCATCTTTACTTCAATCTTGACAAAGAAGGACAAATATATTAAGCTTTTCAAGTTGTGCCACAAGT from Trichoderma atroviride chromosome 3, complete sequence encodes the following:
- a CDS encoding uncharacterized protein (EggNog:ENOG41~MEROPS:MER0005329~SECRETED:SignalP(1-24)); the protein is MRVGHTSLALLCVVAEKFVQVSLAAHVIHERALPTNDWVKLGNINPDGLLPVRIGLTQQNLVQGHDLLMERSTPGHPKYGQHMTQDEVFKLFAPHDDSVNAVQNWLESEGIKPDRVTRSGNFQWIQFHATVTELEKLTNSTYDIYEHQKTGVRHVGTDEYSIPAELKVHIDMISPAIKRLQIAGPVKDQQIPIPQNTEAQNIRRQSHHNVIPAAPLTGSDVTNDCNTFLTPRCISNMYRMPLNSGNSSIHGNELGIYQLQPYNQSDLTWFYKKFAPHMDHNVSPLFDSINGAPRFSDDQTANTTGDGQAMLDIQVASPIVYPQHVRVLGVEDVYYQERASRGLFNNFLDAIDGSYCNLTAFNITGDSPKYDPSYPDGHGYVEDRMCGVFTPTNVISISYSPEEAQQSANYDRRQCNEWMKLGLMGITVVGSTGVYGVAGNENECLQTYDARNVFNPLSLTNCPYVLAVGSTQLAPGVHDGSQGYEVGLQTVPYASGGGFSNIYEAPAYQKSALDCYWENNYPLYLYYNVTNNQTIGQWGGLFNIAGRGFPDISAIGANIVTVDQGDVHTTSAKSGAAPLIGAIITRINEERLKANMSTVAFINPALYANTSIFNDVTVGNATGCGGFGFQAVKGWDPVTGLGTPDYPSMLEYFLSIGKPFNEELK
- a CDS encoding uncharacterized protein (EggNog:ENOG41~MEROPS:MER0006204~SECRETED:SignalP(1-27)), which translates into the protein MTLKNSHINFLISHSLAFLQLLNMSLSAEILSSLRDTIDRACLDPQKDIPGATVVVISKDGKELFAHSAGKRGLVSKDPMTLDTVFWIASCTKMLTAFACMQLVEKGALQLDDGDSLENIVPELKEVQVLREDGTCETKNKKITLRMLLTHTSGFGYSFMNERLRDWSFPAGVNEFSGRIEHIISQPLVFQPGEGWEYGTGIDWAGIAVERISGFALNAYFQKHMFEPLGIKDMTMFPSKDMKDRLAYMHDRAPAGIIRPRDHLLQLPLVIDPNNVAETRRVFNSGGAGLFARPQEYCKVLAVLLNDGTCPRTGVQLLRKETVDEMFRNQIPQFPNYSRQGIPASKPDLTNALSELYPVPENPPQGWGLTFMKTNGSSTGRSTDAAHWAGLPNLWWWCDRENGVAGMVCTQILPFADSRVISLWVELETQVYKSLSEWKNE